The Vulpes vulpes isolate BD-2025 chromosome 1, VulVul3, whole genome shotgun sequence genome contains the following window.
GTGCTTTCCGTGGACGTGAGTGTGACCACCGGGCCCCACCTTCAAGGTCACAGGCACGTGACTCGGGGAGATGGGCTCTCCCCGTAGGAGAATCTCATTAAATGCTTTCTAAGCAAATAAAAGGcatccctggaaaaaaaaaaaaacactgaagcaACATCAAAATGACTTAGTAACTTGGTTGCTCCGGGTGCAAGGATTTTGCCCTAATTATTCTGACCGCTGTCTCCTTTCCCAGGACTTTTCAGGGAAGGGACGGAGGTGTGCCTCCCCCCCCCTGCCCTCACACACAGTAATCTCCTTACCTGGAGCCCAGTGTTGCACCAGCTTTGCCTGTTTACCTTTCACAACCAGtgggtgatgggggggggggtggttttgCATGCGTTTTGCATAAAAGGAGACGGAAGCTCAGagaaggaagctcagagaaagCAAGAGCCCGAGCAGCATGGCCCATCACGGGATGGGGGAAAGAGCAAACCTCTGTTCATCCCCGGGAGCCCGACTGCCTCCGCGGGCAGGGACGGCGCCAGGGCCCGTGCTAGGCGAGGACTGTCGGCCTGCTGTGTGCGGGGTCCTGCAGGAGCCCCCCGAGGCCCACACTCACGGTTAGCCGCCCCAGGCCAGTGGCACCTGCGAGGCTGAATTAGACGCACGTTTGAGCATCACGGACACCAGTGTCTTCAAATTCTGGGTTAAGGCCAATGAAACGGCTGCCAGGTAGGGCTTATTCCCTATAAATCAGTGGGAATGTGGTCACACGAATTCTAAATATCAGATTAAAATCAAATTAGTGGGAAAATTTGGAACAAATTGCCTTCAAGTACAGTGAatgagtctatttttaaaatgttgccgCACCAGGCAAAAGAGTGAAGCAAACACATTTCCTAACAGCGAGGAGACACCGTGATGGGAGTGATTTGTCATGCTTAGTCACTGTAATTGCTCTAGCAAAACTGAGGAATCAAATAAAACGTGTTTGCAAATTGTAAATCACTCCGGGAGGCTACTCCAGACGGGTCCGAACCTGATGCTCAAGGTCACAGCACCTCCCTCTGGGGCAGGCGGACACCCTGACACCACCTTGCCCTGACTCTCCGGCCAGGGGTCGTGCCCCACGTCCAGCGGAGACCATTGCCCACCGGCCCGGAGAGAAGGGCTTCCATAATCAGCCGGGTTTCCTCCCCAGCACGGAttccggggagggggctgccgggAGAGCAATCGGGTTGGCTGGGGGTAGGGAGAGGTGGGGGGCTCCCTGCGGCCTCCATggctggtggggaaggggcaagGCTGCTCGGGGAGGAGAGTCTCTTTCTGGTGAGAGGTTGGCAGCTACTTGCCAAGGAGCAGAAAGATCTTCAGATCTAGAAGGCTTGGGACAGGCTGTGATGGCTCCCTTGAGGCCCTGTCTGGGTCACTGGGTGACACGCCTTGGCCCTAGCCCACCGTGTTTGGCCACTGGTGTTCCCGTCCTCAGGCCGTGGTCCCTCAGTATTGACTCTGCCAGTGGGGACAAGAGGAGAGGTGGAAAGAGACCGTCCTTGAGACCAGAAACGTCCAGAAACGCTGTGATCCCAGGTGCCCGTGCATCCGAGCAGCTCTGGCAAGCTTGGGGCATGTTGCACTGCCCGTCCCCTACCTGTCCTCTCTACCGGGAAGCCCGCCTCCTCCTGCACGCCCTCCCTATAGAGCTGGCCGTCTCTGGGGGCCTGGCTAGCCCCTGCTTCCCAGAGGTGCTGAGAATTATCTAGAACCAGATAGGTTACCTTTCTTAGACCTTTCATCGCCTCCCATAATGGTGAACCCCGGTCCCTTGAGCTCCTCGGGCGGACCTCAGGCCAACCCAGTGGACCCTtgagtggcagggagaggatgAGGACGtttaaggaaggagagagaggagtggcAGAGAGATCCACGCATTCAGACACACGTGTTGAGGACCTGCCGCAGGCCAGATGCAGGCCAGACTCAGCAGGAAGCCAAGAAAGGCAGGATCCCAGGCAAGTTCACGTAATTTGGCTCCAGGAGTTCACGGTGACCTTGGAGAGAACAGTTTCCCAGGTGCAGGGTGGTGACAGGGAAGATGAAGGTCAGAAAGTGGCTCTCTGGGAACAGAaaacctgggattttttttttaaataaacaaacaaacaaaccaacaaaccacTTTCTATCCCGACTTGATGGATATAAGAAAACTGTATCTTTCAGCTGGCCTCAGGTGCGCCTCCAACCTTGGTCTGGAGAATAGGGTTAAGGAAAGGTCCTACTTCTCGGCTTCACAGCAGCAGATCCTTTTCCTGTGGGCCCCTGAAGGCACCCAGGAAGCATGAACCCCTGTGCCCTGCTCCCCTGGCCATCAGGCCTGCTTTTGAGAGCCCAGCTGGCCTTCTTGCCCTAAGTGCCCACCCACTGTGCAATCAACGGGGAACCTCTGGGGTTCAGGCCCCACGGGGTGCCCGACACCATCTTCTGTGGCTGCCGGGCATGGGCAGTGGGCTTGGGCAGAGCGGGTGAACAGAAAGGGGATCTTTGGGAGCTGTCGCACGGGGTGTCCTGTTCCTCATGGGTGGGGCCAGAAggctagaaaaataataaataaaaacaaaagtgaaggGAAGCAAGGCTCTTGGGTGCCAGAATGGGGCTGGCTGAGGCTGTGGCTGCCTGAGTAATGGGTTCCACATTTGTCTGGCTCAGTCTGCAGCGACCGGGAGTCAGGACGCACAGTGGGCCTtgcagggggctggaggggagagCCCAGCTGTGGCCAGATCTTGGAGTACCCCTGTGATGGCCCCATCCCGGCTGGCCACAACGGGGCTGGAGCGCTGCTGCAAGCTCGCGCTCCGGCACcccagcctccccctgcccccgcccacAGCTCCTGGGTCCCTGCCGGCCTGCACAGATTGTTCGCGTTATTAATGCCGTTTTCCCAGAGATTCCATCTGGCTTTTTAATTGCTCTGGGATGGGGCTAGGATGCTTTGATAGTGAATTGGTAtctttcctatgtctctgcttacGTCAAATGATCCACgcacagggagggggtgggggaggggaggagcgggggaggggggcgtcAGGGGAAGGGAGATAGTATAATCTTTCACAGAGACAAGAGAGATCTTCCAAAGGTGCTGGTGGTTTAGTTCtatttaaggaaaagaagagaaaggcctcccctcccccccccagcatAGGAGATAAACAGATGGGATAGAGCCACTCTCCATGCAAGGACCCTACCCCATGTCTGCAGAAGGCCTCCTGGATGAGCAAGGTCAGGGGTTCTGCTCTCCCTCCAAcggcctccctttctctccctgctgccccctctcCTCCCATGAAATCAGCAGCTGCTGGAGGAGGCCTGGCAGGTTCCTGCCTGGGAAGGAGGGGGCGGGAGACCTGGGAGGGGCAGGCACTCCTCACCAGTCCCAGTGGCTCATCACAGGTGTCAGGGCCAAACCCCACGTTCACAAATTCCCAGGAGATCCAGGAGATAAGGGTGACATCCATGACAGTGCTAAGCCATCGGGAGGCTTCTGGCAGCAAAGGAGCACCTCCCTGGTTACCTTTGCTTCTTCCCTGGAGACTGGTTCCTCTGAGCAGTGCTctcggggtggtggtggtggggaggctcAGGTGGCCCACCGAGGGGTGAGGTCCCCGCGACCTCTCCAGAGAGACGTCTCCCTCGTCTCAAGGGAGACGCATCCAGGTGGGCTGGACGGGGTCCACGACCAGGGTCTTGGATCAGACCCCTGCCTCCGGGAAGCCTTCCCTGGTGGCGTCTATTCACACTTTGAGCTTCCCTTTATTGCACTTGTCACCCTTAAAACCCATCTTGGGACCGCAAGACTGTAAGCTCCAGGTCTGCTGTTTGTTTGCTGCTGAGTGACCCATCCTTGGCACAGgccctgcacacagtaggcatcCAATAAATTTTTGGGGTGTGTTCAGTGCCAGGCTCTTGGAGCGGTTCTTCACAAAAGCTGCAGTCAGGAGGGGAACCATGGGGGCCCTGCAGGAAGCAGTGGGTGGCAAAGAACAGCTCttccccaggggcccctctggCCGGGCACAGAGCACATGCCGGGCAGGTTCGCCCCACACTGCCCCCTCTCCTTGGCAGGCTGCTCTGTCTCCCGGGGGCCCCACCGGCCCCATTCCTTCCCTGGGGTTGGCTTTGGTTGGCTGTGTCTTGTCCCCAGCAAAGTCTGCCCTGGACCTCAGGATCTACAGTAGGAGGGGTGCCCCTTAGTAGGCCGACAGCTCTGCAAGAGGAAACCCCGGGAgaggaggcagtgggaggggagagggaggagggcgggcaggaagggtgtccctccccctgctcatcctGGGATCTGTTCTGGGGGCAAAGGGGGAGGCTGAGGTTTGGCCCCCTCAAACAAGAAAAACTGGAATTAGCACTGAACTCAGAGAGGGTTTGCTGGGGCCTAGCAAGCCGTGGCCTGCCCTGGGCCTCTAGGCAGACGGTGGGGCTCTGCCTCCTTGGTTCCCAGGGCGGTGGGGCAGGCAGCCGCCTCCACACTGGGCCCGTGGCCTTTCCTCTGCCAAGGGCGGCCCTGTGCGAGGAGGCGGCCAGACACAGGACGGagagggcgggggccggggcgggaagGGGGCAAGTCACCCCTGTTAACCACACGGGGCAGGTAAAGCTAAAGCTTTCAGAATTGAAAAAGAGTGTGTAATTTCTTGAAACTGTCCCAGCCCACATGGGCATACACGGTAAGCTGCTCAAGTGAGTCCTCTGGGGGTGacagtggaagggaaggagagtcTGCCTTTTACCCTCAGCGAGAGTCAACTCTGAAAGCCCAGCCAGCCTCCTGTGCTACTTCCTGCCAGGCCTCCTTCTATCAGGCGTGAGGgtgggctccccccccccactttggTTGGCTGTCACTGCCGCCAAGGGGGtgccagggtgcctgagtggggGGACTTGGTCCAGGGTGGGCGAAGtgcgggacggggcggggggggggggggggtggatgcTGGCGGTGGCTCCTTGCCAGGCGGTATGCGTGGAAGACCACGTACCCACTGCAGGCGTGCCGAGGGTCCCCTTCCCTGGCTTGGCTGGGGCAGGGCAGCTACGGAAGGTGGGGCACAGGGGTGCTCGGCCTTCAGGCTGCCCTTCGGGGCCCTGCTGGGTAGGTTACAGCCACACAGCGCAGAGCAagtgggggaaaggcagagggtcCTCCCGCTTGAGGCCTCTCCCCGCCCTCCCAGGGTCCTGCGGGTGGGTAAGGCACGACACGTATGAGCAAGGCGGCCACACAGCTAGAGCCGTGAGCGATCTAGAAGCAAATGTGGCCAAAGGGCCTCTGGAGCCTGGAGCCACTGGGCCTGTTCAAGCCCCAGACAGCCCGTGACAACTTCAGGCCAAGGGATCCTTCTCTCTgagcccctctgctcctccctggggCTCCGGAGAGGCCACACCAAGGCCCTGTGACCTCCCTCCCGTCCAACTCTCACTCATCCAGGAGACTCTCTCTTCAGGATTTGGGCTTTCTCAGCTTGGAGCATGCCTTCCTTCTGCCATTTGTTTGCCTCGGTTGGGAGAAGTCACCCCCTTCATGTAAAGAGGGGCTTGGGATGGGAGAGCTAATGAAAGTCAGGATCTCAGCCAGAGAATACGCTGTGATTATTTACAAATGTGACCTGGCCCACAGAAAACCTTGGAAGTAgcttttctggttttaaaaagacACCAAAATTTACTTTGATATGtttatattatagatataatacataaaacatctAGCATGAAACTCTACGTTCTCCCCAAAGAAGAGAACCAAGCtgtccttccctgctcccagccccagCGATCTGCGCATGCTGGCTGGAGGCCACCTCCCTTCCAGACCAGGAGCCAgggcctctgggggtgggggggtggcgggcAGGACAAGCCTGTGGGCGGCCCAGGCCGGAGGGCACCGAGGCCCAcggccccccaaccccccagggAAAGGGGAAGCCCACCTCACCTCTTTGGTTCCCCTGGGAGCAAAAGCGATCCCCCAAAACCAAAAGGAAAGAGAGCCGCAGACCCTCCCTGCAGCTGCTGACAAAGAGTCTCATTTTGGCAAGTATCtgagcaaaaccaaaacaaaacaaaaaccaaataaaatggtGGTTTAGCATAGACGTGCACATTCACATTGCACAAGGCACCGCTGGGACACAGAGAGGCCAGATACAAGTGTTGATATCGGCtgataaagcaaaatatttggaaagcttCTCATAACTTCGGTCCCTCTGGGATGGACAGATTGTGCTTCATGTTTGTATGGCAATGCTGGCAACATACAGTACAAGGCTGATGGTCCCGGTGTCCCttcaccccacctccccaccccactcccacccccaccccgggccagATCTCTAGGTCTCCCTCTGCCACCAGGCTACCACTCCCACCAACACATGTCCACATAGCTTTGGCCTGCCCTGGCCtgaccggggggtgggggtggaggggctccCTCCGGTCACCCGGTGACCCCCACGTCAGTGAGTTCTGCCCAGGGAAGCCCAGCCCGTGACAGGCTGGGAGACTGGAGGGCAGGGAGCTAGGGACCCGCCACCTTCATGTAGAACGAGGGTCACGACCTTCCAAGTAAGTCCCTGTATGTCCTCCCCTCCCAGGACGGGCGCCGAGAGAGCCCTGACCCTTGGAGCAGCCGCGGGCCTGCACACTGCCCTCTCTccccgggggcggggtggggtggggtggggtggggtggggtgggggggcctgcaCCTCGGGGATGCGGCCGGAACCCTCCGGATAAAATGACAAGGCACCTCTCGGCTCCCCCTACTCGGTAGGAATCGGAGCGGCGAGTTTGCGTTTCCAAGGCACGAGGTTATTCCTTAATACTAGAGTTGCCAGGCTCCGGGCTCGGCCCCACGGCGCTTCCCTCCTTCGGGAAGAAGGCACGGCCTGACCTCCCCGGCGGCCTGGGCGCACCGAGGCTCCCTGGCGGCCCAGAGCCTCCCAGGCCGGGCCTGCGCCGCGGGGGGCGGCCTGGAGACCCCGAGCCCCGACTCCACGCCCGGTCCCGGTCCCGGCGGGGGCCGCCCCGCGCCTCACGGGCAGTTGCCCATGGCCTTGACCAGGGAGCTCTCGGGCAGCTGGCGGAAGATGCCCCGCAGCGTGTCCAGCTCGCGGCTCAGCTGCTCCACCCGCTTGCGCAGGCGGTCGTTGTCGCTGGTGAGCTCCAGCACCTTCTGCTGCGTCTCCACGTTGCGCTGCTTGGCCTTGTCCCGGCTCTTGCGCACGGCGATGTTGTTGCGCTCGCGCCGCACCCGGTACTCGTTGCTGTTCTTGTCCACCGACTTCTTGACTttgcccgcgccgccgccccctccgccgccccctccgccgccgcccccgccgcccgccccgcggagGTCGGGGTGCGCAGCGGTCAGCGCCTTGAGCGCGCCGCCGGGGCCCGGCAGGCCCGCGGGGCCGAGGGCGGGCGCCGGGTGCGGGCTGGGCACGGGCGTGGGCGGCGGCGTGGGGTGGCCGGGCTGCAGGTGCATGGTGGTCTGGCCGCAGTGCGCGATCTGGAACTGCAGGTGCGGCGCGGCCAGGTGCGCGGGCggcgcgtgcgcgtgcgcgtgcgggtgcgggtgcgggtgcggcggcggcggcggcggcggctggtaGGGGAAGAGGCCGGCGAGCGCCAGCTGCTTCGCCTCGTCGTCCTCGCGCGGCTCCTGCTTGATCACCAGCGGCCGCAGCGCCGGCGCCCCGCCGCGCTCGTACAGCGGCTCCAGCCTGCCGTCCAGGTAGCCGCCCGCCGCGCAGCCGTAGGGAGCCGGGCCGTGCGCGCCGCCGGGCATCGCCGCGCCgccggggcccccggggccgcccgcgTAGTCGaagtcgccgccgccgcccgcgccgccgcccgctccgccgcctccgccgccgcccgcggggGCCGCGGCCGCCTTGGCCTTCTCCTGCTGCCGGCTGTGCTGGAACAGGTCGGCCAGGAACTCGTCGTTGAAGGCGGCCGGGTCGATGTAGGCGCTGATGTCGATGGACGTCTCGTGCTCGCAGATGCCGCCCAGCGGCTCCGGGCCGGCAGGTGGGGCGGGGGCCTGCGCGGAGCCCGCGCCCCGGGGAAAGCCGAAGGCGGCGCTGCCGGGCGCGTGCGGGGGGCTCTGGAGGTGGCTGCTCATCGGGGGCCGCGGCTCCGCCTCGTAGAAGTCGGCCGGCTCCATGGGGCAGCTACAGCCCTCCCGGCATGGCGAGCCTCGGCGGCCTCCAGCCCGCGCGGGGCGCcaacgccgccgccgccgccgccgccgccgccgccgccgccgcgcccgggccccggccccgccgcctcGCGCCCGCGCAGCTCCGGTCGCGAATGGCCAGGCCCGCGCGGGCCCCGCGTTTATACCGGGGGCGGCGCCCTGCGGAGCCCGACGGAGCGGCGGCGCCTCCTGGGTCCTAGCGCCGGGCCGCCGGCGGGGGAGGCGAGCGGGGCCGCAgcgcggcgcgggcgggcgggcgggcgggcgggaggggccCCGGCGCGgcgccccctgccccggccccgccggcccgaCCCGGACGCGAGCGCGCCGCACCCTGGGCCGAGCCGTCGCCCCCGCACGCACGTGGCCGGGGACCGGGCCCCCTCCTCGGGCTGCCCCGGGCTCCACTTCCAGCCGGCGGCCGGGGAGTCTGGGAGCGCCCAGGCGCGgcgcggtggggggcggggggcgggggcccggggggggccgggagggggccgGGCTTGCTGCCTGAGCCGCCGCGGCGGGACTCGCCTTCAAAGCTCCAAGTGGCCCCGCCGGGGCCCCGGTGTCGGCTGGGCGGCGGCGCGGGAAGGGGCCGGAGCCCGCCGGGAGGCCGAGGGGAGCGCCCGGCGCGCGGCGGCTCCGCGTCCCCCTCCCTGGCCTCGGGCCGCCCCGCCGAGGCCGCGCAGGAGCCGGTCCCCGCCCGCCGCGTCCTGCGGGCTCCCCGGGCTGCGGGCGCCGGGCGCTAGGACCCCGCGGGGCGCGGAGGCGAGgcaggcggcggccgcggggagcCGGGGGACGCGGCGGGCCGGTCCGCGGGGCTGCACAACTTTTTCTTTTGCAGGACTTGCCCcggccgggggcgcgcggggctgggcgcgcggggctgggcgcgcggggctgggcgcgcgggGCTGGCGCTGGGCCGCCGGCTCCTCTCCCGCGGGCcgggctgcagcccagggccggGGCACCGCGGCCAGGTGGGGCGCGCAGACGGAGGACGCCGGGCCGACCCGGGACGGGGACCCCGAAGCGGGGCCGGCGGTCCCCGGGCTCGGAAgcctctgcccccccgccccgcacctcCGCCCCGGTTCCGGTGGGCTGCGGGGCTCGGGGACCTCGGGGACCTCGGGAGGGCCCTGCCCGCGGCTCGCAGGGCGCTGGGTCCCGGGATCCTGGGGGTCAAGGTGGCCAGGCCGGTGCCCCTTGGC
Protein-coding sequences here:
- the CEBPA gene encoding CCAAT/enhancer-binding protein alpha produces the protein MEPADFYEAEPRPPMSSHLQSPPHAPGSAAFGFPRGAGSAQAPAPPAGPEPLGGICEHETSIDISAYIDPAAFNDEFLADLFQHSRQQEKAKAAAAPAGGGGGGGAGGGAGGGGDFDYAGGPGGPGGAAMPGGAHGPAPYGCAAGGYLDGRLEPLYERGGAPALRPLVIKQEPREDDEAKQLALAGLFPYQPPPPPPPHPHPHPHAHAHAPPAHLAAPHLQFQIAHCGQTTMHLQPGHPTPPPTPVPSPHPAPALGPAGLPGPGGALKALTAAHPDLRGAGGGGGGGGGGGGGGGAGKVKKSVDKNSNEYRVRRERNNIAVRKSRDKAKQRNVETQQKVLELTSDNDRLRKRVEQLSRELDTLRGIFRQLPESSLVKAMGNCP